From the genome of Amycolatopsis sp. NBC_01488, one region includes:
- a CDS encoding TetR/AcrR family transcriptional regulator — MARPRTHDEALRLKLLDRAGELIAADGPKALSLRKLAADAGTSTTAVYSLFGSKPDLVNALYTEGFRRFGARMAGTVLTGDPVGDLVALGSAYRASALADPNLYGIMFTRSVPGFEPNEDAEKLARKTLEPLEAVIRRAIADGVFLDVPPETVAVGCWAFVHGLVSLELTGNLPEEFDVTGSYETALRANASGWLRPQSGHNDPS; from the coding sequence ATGGCTCGACCACGCACGCACGACGAAGCGCTCCGGCTGAAGCTCCTCGACCGCGCCGGAGAGCTCATCGCCGCCGACGGGCCGAAGGCACTCTCCCTGCGGAAGCTGGCCGCCGACGCCGGGACGTCGACCACCGCCGTGTACTCCCTCTTCGGCAGCAAGCCCGATCTGGTGAACGCCCTCTACACCGAAGGCTTCCGCCGCTTCGGCGCCCGCATGGCCGGCACCGTGCTGACCGGCGACCCGGTCGGCGACCTCGTCGCGCTCGGCAGCGCATACCGCGCGAGCGCGCTGGCCGACCCGAACCTCTACGGGATCATGTTCACCAGGTCGGTGCCCGGGTTCGAGCCCAACGAAGACGCCGAAAAGCTGGCGAGGAAGACGCTGGAGCCCCTGGAGGCGGTCATCCGCCGCGCCATCGCCGACGGCGTCTTCCTCGACGTCCCGCCGGAGACGGTCGCGGTCGGCTGCTGGGCCTTCGTGCACGGGCTCGTCTCCCTCGAGCTGACCGGCAACCTGCCGGAGGAGTTCGACGTCACGGGCTCGTACGAGACGGCCCTGCGCGCGAACGCCTCCGGCTGGCTGCGGCCTCAGAGCGGCCACAACGACCCGTCGTAG
- a CDS encoding cytochrome P450, with amino-acid sequence MIGKALAAAAVATAPAWLPSRVVALRMKIFSLVNGQDTVTIPGEQVGARDFRRVYADPAANGRSRGAALSDLFWYWLAPGPQVHQEHLEAGPRYDEVAKCTRHILVRSKKDSEELARRVAARVLDGVRPGLVRFRDEMMPIWAELYYELVFEEPCPPEARALIVGHADDVVSALKCVRPRNMRRRARLTKYLRRRLADVPHPLPQSLTPEEQAYYLQGTFFNTAVVQMSEAMAHLLMIIAQRPEVQNRLVEQPDDDAYLDQVIDDGLREYPLFGIAHRISTADIELEHLTIPAGTVLCFSYPGYATQSEKDDFIPFGVAQNRACPARGLAPPTMRVVTREVLRRFSLASTAGHTRSIPNRGPALLTPRGARRRRLPLVWLAVRDRWEDVWRSFAQLVFGTYMVLDARQQALCSTYFAGGNA; translated from the coding sequence ATGATCGGGAAAGCGCTCGCCGCCGCCGCGGTAGCGACCGCGCCGGCGTGGCTGCCCAGCCGGGTCGTCGCGTTGCGGATGAAGATCTTTTCGCTGGTCAACGGCCAGGACACGGTGACCATCCCGGGGGAGCAGGTCGGCGCCCGGGACTTCCGGCGCGTCTACGCCGACCCGGCGGCGAACGGCCGCAGCCGCGGCGCCGCGCTGTCCGACCTGTTCTGGTACTGGCTCGCGCCCGGGCCGCAGGTGCACCAGGAGCACCTCGAAGCCGGGCCGCGTTACGACGAGGTCGCCAAGTGCACCCGCCACATCCTGGTCCGGTCCAAAAAGGACTCCGAGGAGCTGGCGCGGCGCGTGGCCGCGCGCGTGCTGGACGGCGTGCGTCCGGGGCTCGTCCGGTTCCGCGACGAGATGATGCCGATCTGGGCCGAGCTGTACTACGAGCTGGTGTTCGAGGAGCCCTGTCCGCCCGAGGCGCGCGCCCTCATCGTCGGACACGCCGACGACGTCGTTTCGGCACTGAAGTGCGTGCGGCCGCGCAACATGCGCCGCCGGGCCAGGCTGACGAAGTACCTGCGGCGGCGCCTCGCCGACGTCCCGCACCCGCTGCCGCAGTCCCTGACGCCGGAAGAGCAGGCCTACTACCTGCAGGGCACGTTCTTCAACACCGCCGTGGTCCAGATGTCCGAGGCGATGGCCCACCTGCTGATGATCATCGCCCAGCGTCCGGAGGTGCAGAACCGGCTCGTCGAGCAGCCGGACGACGACGCCTACCTGGACCAGGTCATCGACGACGGCCTGCGCGAGTACCCGCTCTTCGGCATCGCGCACCGGATCTCCACCGCGGACATCGAGCTGGAGCACCTGACGATCCCGGCGGGGACGGTGCTGTGCTTCAGCTACCCGGGCTACGCCACACAGTCCGAAAAGGACGACTTCATCCCGTTCGGCGTCGCGCAGAACCGCGCCTGCCCGGCCCGCGGCCTGGCCCCGCCGACCATGCGCGTCGTGACGCGCGAGGTCCTGCGCCGCTTCAGCCTCGCTTCCACGGCCGGGCACACGCGCTCGATCCCCAACCGCGGCCCGGCGCTGCTCACGCCCCGCGGCGCACGCCGAAGGCGCTTGCCCTTGGTGTGGCTCGCGGTCCGCGACCGCTGGGAAGACGTCTGGCGCAGCTTCGCCCAGCTCGTCTTCGGCACGTACATGGTCCTCGACGCTCGCCAGCAAGCCCTCTGCTCGACCTACTTCGCCGGAGGAAACGCATGA
- a CDS encoding MerR family transcriptional regulator, producing the protein MSYSIAEAARRSGLSIDTLRYYERIKLLDPPARDTAGRRAYSDDDLNWLGFLTKLRTTGMPIKSMREYASLRRHGVASAGRRKALLVEQRRSVAERIAELQGCLDVLDYKIENYERVEQKVLGIEPGMEEISA; encoded by the coding sequence ATGAGCTACTCGATAGCGGAAGCCGCGCGACGTAGCGGACTGTCGATCGACACTCTCCGGTACTACGAGCGCATCAAACTGCTCGACCCGCCCGCGCGGGACACCGCGGGCCGCCGGGCGTACTCCGACGACGACCTCAACTGGCTCGGGTTCCTGACCAAGCTGCGGACCACGGGGATGCCCATCAAGAGCATGCGCGAGTACGCGTCGCTGCGTCGTCACGGCGTCGCGAGCGCGGGCCGCCGCAAGGCCCTGCTGGTGGAGCAGCGGCGGTCGGTCGCCGAACGGATCGCCGAGCTGCAGGGCTGCCTCGACGTCCTGGACTACAAGATCGAGAACTACGAACGGGTCGAGCAGAAGGTGCTCGGCATCGAACCCGGCATGGAGGAGATTTCCGCGTGA
- a CDS encoding aldo/keto reductase, producing MGMSQAYGVRDNDDESIATIHRALDLGVTLLDTANVYGGGVNEELVGRAIAGRRDEVVLATKFGIVWTDGAMGARGDASYVKQSCDESLRRLGVDHIDLYYQHRVDPDTPIEETWGALGELVEAGKIRYAGISEASAATIRAAHAVHPVTALQSEWSLWTRGIEGEILDTCRELGIGVVPFSPLGRGFLTGTVKSVADLPEDDMRRGLPRFAEDNFERNMAIVDALRELAEAKGVTAGQLALAWVQAQGEDVVPIPGTKRRKYLEENVAAASLQLTADDLAAIEAAAPADAIAGERYPERLARAAGR from the coding sequence ATGGGGATGAGCCAGGCCTACGGCGTCCGCGACAACGACGACGAGTCGATCGCGACGATCCACCGGGCCCTCGACCTCGGCGTCACGCTGCTCGACACCGCGAACGTCTACGGCGGCGGCGTCAACGAGGAGCTCGTCGGCCGCGCGATCGCCGGCCGCCGCGACGAGGTCGTGCTCGCGACGAAGTTCGGCATCGTGTGGACCGACGGTGCGATGGGCGCCCGCGGCGACGCTTCCTACGTGAAGCAGAGCTGTGACGAGTCGCTGCGCCGGCTCGGCGTCGACCACATCGACCTGTACTACCAGCACCGCGTCGACCCGGACACGCCGATCGAGGAGACCTGGGGCGCGCTCGGTGAGCTGGTGGAAGCCGGGAAGATCCGGTACGCCGGGATTTCCGAGGCGAGCGCGGCGACGATCCGCGCCGCGCACGCGGTGCACCCGGTGACGGCGCTGCAGAGCGAATGGTCGCTGTGGACCCGCGGCATCGAAGGCGAAATCCTGGACACGTGCCGGGAGCTCGGCATCGGCGTGGTGCCGTTCTCGCCGCTGGGCCGCGGTTTCCTGACGGGCACGGTGAAGTCGGTCGCGGACCTGCCCGAGGACGACATGCGCCGCGGCCTGCCGAGGTTCGCCGAGGACAACTTCGAGCGCAACATGGCGATCGTCGACGCACTGCGCGAGCTGGCCGAGGCGAAGGGCGTCACGGCGGGGCAGCTGGCGCTCGCGTGGGTGCAGGCGCAGGGTGAGGACGTCGTCCCGATCCCGGGCACGAAGCGCCGCAAGTACCTCGAGGAGAACGTGGCGGCGGCTTCGCTGCAGCTGACGGCGGACGACCTGGCGGCCATCGAAGCGGCCGCCCCGGCGGACGCCATCGCGGGGGAGCGCTACCCCGAACGCCTGGCCCGCGCGGCCGGCAGGTAA
- a CDS encoding helix-turn-helix domain-containing protein, translated as MAKNKRVSVRQRRVSAELRTLRVAAGLTCLDVAKALDCSESKISRMETGDRGLFADDVSAILGFLRAPAALRSELLALVREGEERNWHEIHGKLPPNWKDLIRFETEATAIRNYEPTLFPGLAQVADYSRAIINGANPKLTSSEIDTLVATRMTRQVIFSRHPAPLIHLIVDETVLTRPACSPEIMRAQLRHLLNLTERSNVTIQVVPFRTRAHPGLTGPFVLLDFDSDPSVAYMDSCGTSSFLEEDQQIDRVKLAWQGIRAVALSPEESMRLVASALGELTRQEEVP; from the coding sequence ATGGCCAAGAACAAGCGGGTGTCGGTGCGGCAGCGGAGGGTCTCCGCCGAGCTGCGGACCCTGCGCGTCGCGGCGGGCCTGACGTGCCTGGATGTGGCGAAGGCGCTCGACTGCTCGGAGAGCAAGATCAGCCGGATGGAGACCGGGGACCGCGGTCTCTTCGCGGACGACGTGTCGGCGATCCTGGGCTTCCTCCGCGCGCCGGCCGCGTTGAGGAGCGAGCTGCTGGCGCTGGTCAGGGAGGGCGAGGAACGCAACTGGCACGAGATCCACGGCAAGCTGCCACCGAACTGGAAGGACTTGATTCGCTTCGAAACCGAGGCGACAGCCATCCGGAATTACGAACCGACGCTCTTCCCCGGATTGGCGCAGGTCGCCGACTACTCCCGCGCGATCATCAACGGCGCGAACCCCAAGCTGACCAGCAGCGAGATTGATACTCTGGTCGCCACCCGCATGACACGGCAGGTGATCTTCAGCCGCCATCCCGCACCACTCATCCACCTGATCGTGGACGAGACCGTGCTGACCAGGCCCGCGTGCTCGCCCGAGATCATGCGCGCGCAACTGCGGCACCTGCTCAATCTCACCGAGCGCAGCAACGTGACCATCCAGGTGGTGCCGTTTCGTACGAGAGCACATCCCGGCCTGACCGGCCCGTTCGTGCTGCTCGACTTCGACTCCGACCCGTCGGTCGCGTACATGGACAGCTGCGGAACGAGCAGTTTCCTCGAGGAGGATCAGCAGATCGACCGTGTTAAGCTTGCGTGGCAAGGCATTCGCGCCGTCGCGCTGTCACCTGAAGAGTCGATGAGGCTCGTTGCCAGCGCTCTCGGCGAGCTGACCCGCCAGGAGGAAGTTCCATGA
- a CDS encoding cation:proton antiporter: protein MSPSEAAPIFFLAVAVILVVCRLVCMVAVRLGQPPVVGEMIAGVLLGPSLLGLVLPGAQAALFPDGLRPLLYVGGQIGLVIYMFGAGYEFSLRSIRGSAKSVGAISVAGTVVPLVLGVGVAVFGTSWAGIAKDGVSLTTSAAFVGVALAITAFPMLARIITERGLGGTRFGSLALACGALDDVLAWVLLAVVLGMHAGSAGPVALAVGGGLLFALLLVLVGRRVLAKAMGSERISADQKMLITALTLFAAAWFTDVVGLYAVFGAFCVGIVFPRVPAADAVLAKIMPIGRIVFLPLFFTYSGLNTRFALLADPKLLLFAVLCVVVAIVGKLGACWGAARLVGESQPVALRVGALINARGLMQLIALNVGLAAGIVSPALFTVLVLVALVTTVMTAPVLSWLDRRDTRKGSTEVLLMAEPVPAIGKS from the coding sequence ATGAGCCCGTCCGAAGCGGCGCCGATCTTCTTCCTCGCTGTCGCGGTCATCCTCGTGGTGTGCCGGCTCGTCTGCATGGTCGCGGTGCGGCTGGGTCAGCCGCCGGTGGTCGGCGAGATGATCGCCGGGGTGCTGCTCGGCCCGTCGCTGCTGGGGCTGGTCCTCCCGGGCGCGCAGGCGGCGCTGTTCCCGGACGGCCTCCGCCCGCTGCTCTACGTCGGCGGCCAGATCGGCCTGGTCATCTACATGTTCGGCGCGGGCTACGAGTTCAGCCTCCGCAGCATCCGCGGCTCGGCGAAGTCGGTCGGCGCGATCTCGGTCGCGGGCACGGTGGTGCCGCTCGTGCTCGGTGTCGGCGTCGCCGTGTTCGGCACGAGCTGGGCCGGCATCGCCAAGGACGGCGTCTCGCTCACGACGTCGGCGGCGTTCGTCGGGGTCGCGCTGGCCATCACCGCGTTCCCGATGCTGGCGCGGATCATCACCGAACGCGGTCTCGGCGGCACCCGGTTCGGCTCGCTCGCGCTGGCCTGCGGCGCCCTCGACGACGTCCTGGCGTGGGTCCTGCTGGCCGTCGTGCTGGGCATGCACGCAGGCTCGGCCGGGCCGGTCGCGCTGGCTGTGGGCGGCGGCCTGCTGTTCGCGTTGCTGCTGGTGCTCGTCGGACGCCGGGTGCTCGCGAAGGCGATGGGCAGCGAACGGATCTCCGCCGACCAGAAGATGCTGATCACGGCGTTGACGCTGTTCGCGGCCGCTTGGTTCACCGACGTCGTCGGGCTGTACGCGGTGTTCGGCGCCTTCTGCGTCGGCATCGTGTTCCCCCGCGTGCCCGCAGCGGACGCCGTGCTCGCGAAGATCATGCCGATCGGGCGGATCGTGTTCCTCCCGCTGTTCTTCACCTACTCCGGCCTGAACACCCGGTTCGCGCTGCTCGCCGACCCGAAGCTGCTGCTGTTCGCCGTGCTCTGCGTGGTCGTCGCGATCGTCGGCAAGCTCGGTGCCTGCTGGGGCGCGGCGCGGCTGGTGGGGGAGTCGCAGCCGGTCGCGTTGCGCGTCGGCGCGCTCATCAACGCCCGCGGGCTGATGCAGCTGATCGCGCTCAACGTCGGGCTCGCCGCGGGGATCGTCTCGCCGGCGTTGTTCACGGTGCTGGTACTGGTCGCTTTGGTCACGACCGTCATGACGGCGCCGGTACTCAGCTGGCTCGACCGGCGCGATACCCGCAAGGGGAGCACCGAGGTGCTCCTGATGGCCGAACCGGTCCCGGCTATTGGGAAAAGTTGA
- a CDS encoding NAD(P)-binding domain-containing protein, whose protein sequence is MEEVLDYLVVGAGPAGVQLGQHLGRAGHRYLVLEAGSAPGHFFETFPRHRTLISINKKHTGYADPELRMRMDWNSILADGDDDPVVFTDYSAKLFPDAEDLLRYLADYVQKHQVDVRYDTRVTRIRREQQDFVLTAGDTEFRARRLIMASGVTKPFIPQFPGVELIDQYVDVSVDPAEFTDQRVLVLGKGNSAFETADNLIETAAVVHVGGPRPVKLAWRTHFVGHLRAYNAGILDMYQLKLQHAILDGDVREIRKDADGYHVKFAFARADEVIKEIRYDRVIGCTGFRFDASLFDEDCRPQLTIDDRFPAQTPDWESVNVPGLYFAGTITQVRDFKKSTSAFIHGFRYGVRALAKVLNERHHDTPWPSVELAAKPDDLTDAVITRINRTSALYQQFGFLGDVLVVDGDTARYLEEVPVDRVLANPPDDAYVVTLDYGPDHDKIDPFDFVARAAQDRANDRGEGHYLHPIVRHYRRGELVATHHVTENLENEWDKEVHVEPLTAFFTREL, encoded by the coding sequence GTGGAGGAAGTGCTCGATTACCTGGTCGTCGGGGCCGGGCCCGCGGGGGTGCAGCTGGGGCAGCACCTCGGCCGCGCCGGGCACCGGTACCTGGTGCTGGAGGCCGGTTCCGCGCCCGGCCACTTCTTCGAGACCTTCCCGCGGCACCGGACCCTCATCTCCATCAACAAGAAGCACACCGGGTACGCGGACCCGGAGCTGCGCATGCGGATGGACTGGAACTCGATCCTCGCCGACGGCGACGACGATCCGGTCGTCTTCACCGACTACAGCGCGAAACTCTTCCCGGACGCCGAGGACCTCCTTCGCTACCTCGCCGACTACGTCCAGAAGCACCAGGTTGACGTCCGCTACGACACCCGGGTGACGCGCATCCGCCGCGAGCAGCAGGACTTCGTCCTCACCGCGGGTGACACCGAGTTCCGGGCAAGACGGCTGATCATGGCCTCCGGCGTCACGAAGCCGTTCATCCCGCAGTTCCCCGGCGTCGAGCTGATCGACCAGTACGTGGACGTCTCAGTGGATCCGGCCGAGTTCACCGACCAGCGCGTTCTCGTGTTGGGCAAGGGAAATTCCGCCTTCGAGACCGCGGACAACCTCATCGAGACCGCCGCCGTCGTGCACGTCGGCGGCCCGCGGCCGGTGAAGCTCGCCTGGCGCACCCACTTCGTCGGCCACCTCCGCGCCTACAACGCGGGCATCCTCGACATGTACCAGCTGAAGCTCCAGCACGCGATCCTCGACGGCGACGTCCGCGAGATCCGCAAGGACGCCGACGGCTACCACGTCAAGTTCGCCTTCGCCCGCGCCGACGAGGTCATCAAGGAGATCCGCTACGACCGCGTCATCGGCTGCACCGGCTTCAGGTTCGACGCGTCGCTGTTCGACGAGGACTGCCGTCCCCAGCTCACGATCGACGACCGCTTCCCCGCGCAGACGCCGGACTGGGAGTCGGTCAACGTGCCCGGCCTCTACTTCGCCGGCACGATCACGCAGGTCCGCGACTTCAAGAAATCCACCAGCGCGTTCATCCACGGCTTCCGCTACGGCGTCCGCGCGCTGGCCAAGGTCCTGAACGAGCGCCACCACGACACGCCGTGGCCCAGCGTCGAGCTGGCCGCCAAGCCGGACGACCTGACCGACGCCGTGATCACCCGGATCAACCGGACTTCCGCGCTGTACCAGCAGTTCGGCTTCCTCGGCGACGTCCTCGTCGTGGACGGCGACACGGCCCGCTACCTCGAAGAGGTGCCGGTCGACCGGGTGCTCGCGAACCCGCCGGACGACGCCTACGTCGTCACCCTCGACTACGGCCCCGACCACGACAAGATCGACCCGTTCGACTTCGTCGCGCGCGCCGCCCAGGACCGGGCGAACGACCGCGGCGAAGGCCACTACCTGCACCCGATCGTCCGGCACTACCGCCGTGGCGAGCTGGTCGCGACCCACCACGTGACCGAGAACCTCGAAAACGAGTGGGACAAAGAGGTGCACGTCGAGCCGCTGACCGCGTTCTTCACGCGGGAGCTGTGA
- the upp gene encoding uracil phosphoribosyltransferase, translating to MDVHVVDHPLAKARLSTMRDARTDSAAFRAALHELTVMLVYEATRDVPVKTERIHTPVARTEGYKLASPPLLVPVLRAGLGMADQAHKLIPDAQMGFVGLARDEETLKPTPYLESLPESLTARPVLVLDPMLATGGSMEYTIRLLTDRGADDVTAICALAAPEGLAHLEKTGLPVRVVTASIDERLNDSGFIVPGLGDAGDRQYGAV from the coding sequence ATGGATGTGCACGTCGTCGACCACCCCCTCGCGAAGGCCCGGCTCTCCACGATGCGCGACGCGCGTACCGACAGCGCCGCGTTCCGGGCCGCGCTGCACGAGCTGACCGTCATGCTGGTCTACGAAGCCACCCGCGACGTGCCGGTGAAGACCGAGCGGATCCACACGCCGGTCGCGCGCACCGAGGGCTACAAGCTGGCCAGCCCGCCGCTGCTGGTCCCGGTGCTGCGCGCCGGGCTGGGCATGGCCGACCAGGCGCACAAGCTGATCCCGGACGCGCAGATGGGCTTCGTCGGCCTCGCGCGCGACGAGGAGACGCTGAAGCCGACGCCGTACCTCGAATCGCTGCCGGAGTCGCTGACCGCACGGCCGGTGCTGGTGCTCGACCCGATGCTCGCCACCGGCGGCTCGATGGAGTACACGATCCGGCTGCTCACCGACCGCGGCGCCGACGACGTCACGGCCATCTGCGCCCTGGCCGCGCCGGAAGGCCTGGCGCACCTGGAGAAGACCGGCCTGCCGGTCCGCGTCGTCACCGCGAGCATCGACGAGCGCCTCAACGACTCGGGCTTCATCGTCCCGGGCCTCGGCGACGCCGGTGACCGCCAGTACGGCGCCGTCTAA
- a CDS encoding alpha-hydroxy acid oxidase has protein sequence MRTVAEFEAAARQRLDPVHYDYFAGGAQDEITVAENESAFQKLRLLPRVLRGSDKRDLSLTLLGTPSSMPILVAPTAFHRLAHADGELATARAAARAGTIMIVSMAATTAIEDIAAAAREVTPDPGLWFQLYLQPDLEFTEAIVRRAENAGVKAFVVTVDSPVLGRRERDDRNGFHDLPSGLVVENLRNIGENRSGGNASHVRDIVMSAELSWDHIAWLRGKTKLPVLIKGVLHPEDARLAVHHGVAGIVVSNHGGRQLDTVPATIDVLPEIAAAVGGAIPVLLDGGIRRGTDVVKAIALGADAVGVGRPVVWGLAAGGREGVTQVLELLRDDFDQALAMCGGRRPAELTPDQVRR, from the coding sequence ATGCGCACGGTCGCGGAGTTCGAGGCGGCGGCCCGGCAGCGCCTCGACCCGGTGCACTACGACTACTTCGCCGGCGGCGCGCAGGACGAGATCACCGTGGCGGAGAACGAATCGGCGTTCCAGAAGCTGCGGCTGCTCCCGCGGGTCCTGCGCGGCAGCGACAAGCGCGACCTGAGCCTGACGCTGCTCGGGACGCCGTCGTCGATGCCGATCCTGGTCGCGCCCACGGCGTTCCACCGGCTGGCCCACGCCGACGGCGAGCTGGCCACGGCCCGCGCGGCGGCGAGGGCGGGCACGATCATGATCGTCAGCATGGCCGCGACCACGGCGATCGAGGACATCGCCGCGGCGGCCCGCGAGGTGACGCCCGATCCCGGTCTGTGGTTCCAGCTCTACCTGCAGCCGGACCTGGAGTTCACCGAGGCGATCGTCCGGCGCGCCGAAAACGCCGGTGTGAAGGCGTTCGTCGTGACCGTGGACTCGCCGGTGCTCGGCCGCCGCGAGCGCGACGACCGCAACGGCTTCCACGACCTGCCGTCGGGGCTGGTCGTGGAGAACCTCCGCAACATCGGGGAGAACCGGAGCGGCGGCAACGCCAGTCATGTTCGCGACATCGTCATGTCGGCCGAGCTGAGCTGGGACCACATCGCGTGGCTGCGGGGCAAGACGAAGCTCCCGGTGCTGATCAAGGGCGTGCTGCACCCCGAGGACGCGCGGCTCGCGGTGCACCACGGCGTCGCCGGGATCGTCGTGTCCAACCACGGCGGCCGCCAGCTCGACACCGTGCCCGCGACGATTGACGTGCTCCCCGAGATCGCGGCGGCGGTCGGCGGGGCGATCCCGGTGCTGCTCGACGGCGGGATCCGCCGCGGCACCGACGTCGTCAAGGCAATCGCGCTCGGCGCGGACGCGGTCGGCGTCGGGCGCCCGGTCGTGTGGGGACTCGCCGCGGGTGGCCGCGAAGGCGTCACGCAGGTCCTGGAGCTGCTGCGCGACGACTTCGACCAGGCGCTGGCCATGTGCGGCGGCCGGCGGCCGGCGGAGCTGACTCCGGACCAGGTGCGGCGATGA
- a CDS encoding pentapeptide repeat-containing protein, producing MTAVAVAVVTGGLLWLFLAWSGEPDAPVRIDAVKTAFGVGAGAGGVFALWLATRRQRTMELQLAETTRVAGVTERDLEERRVTELYTKAVEQLGSDKAPVRLGGFYALERLGQDNPKQRQTIVNVLCAYLRMPFEAPETGLRGRTGAELGDQTDPELLVRLAAQELLKTHLSHDEPGYWPGMSVDLQRAVLVDFRLSGCTLAAADFSRARFVGAVHIRGTTFTRRAGFYGTQFTDIANFDRSVFEEGAFFSWAHFARDVRFTRIRSGGLFQCAHTHFEGGADFDGGEHAELDLADARFPQDGTK from the coding sequence GTGACCGCCGTCGCGGTCGCGGTCGTCACCGGCGGCCTGCTCTGGCTGTTCCTGGCCTGGTCCGGGGAACCGGACGCGCCCGTGCGCATCGACGCGGTCAAGACGGCGTTCGGCGTCGGCGCCGGCGCGGGTGGCGTCTTCGCGCTGTGGCTGGCGACACGCCGCCAGCGCACGATGGAGCTGCAGCTCGCCGAGACGACCCGCGTCGCGGGCGTGACCGAGCGGGACCTCGAAGAGCGCCGCGTCACCGAGCTGTACACGAAGGCCGTCGAGCAGCTCGGCAGCGACAAGGCGCCGGTGCGGCTCGGTGGGTTCTACGCCCTGGAACGGCTCGGGCAGGACAACCCGAAGCAGCGCCAGACGATCGTGAACGTGCTGTGCGCGTACCTGCGGATGCCGTTCGAGGCACCGGAAACGGGCCTGCGCGGCCGGACCGGCGCGGAACTCGGCGACCAGACGGATCCCGAGCTGCTGGTCCGGCTGGCCGCGCAGGAGCTGCTCAAGACGCACCTGAGCCACGACGAACCGGGCTACTGGCCGGGGATGTCGGTCGATCTGCAACGGGCGGTGCTGGTCGACTTCCGGTTGAGCGGCTGCACCCTGGCCGCCGCGGACTTCAGCCGGGCCCGCTTCGTCGGCGCGGTCCACATCCGCGGCACGACCTTCACCCGCCGGGCCGGGTTCTACGGCACGCAGTTCACCGACATCGCGAACTTCGACCGGTCGGTCTTCGAGGAGGGCGCGTTCTTCTCCTGGGCGCACTTCGCCCGCGACGTCCGCTTCACCCGGATCCGCTCGGGTGGCCTCTTCCAGTGTGCCCACACGCATTTCGAAGGGGGCGCGGACTTCGACGGCGGCGAGCACGCGGAACTCGACCTGGCCGACGCGCGGTTCCCTCAGGACGGGACCAAGTAG